In Microcaecilia unicolor chromosome 1, aMicUni1.1, whole genome shotgun sequence, the following are encoded in one genomic region:
- the LOC115469340 gene encoding gastrula zinc finger protein XlCGF62.1-like gives MKENYEALIFITENAEKQDKVKEENRKQHPLKWKLRSRHVGVSQQTGTRETRRPERSNRKPRGPAGHSLEEATKCERSDKELTNTPEHPKNNKDPRPCALHRGNGRRKKSLLCDTCGKRFCNKPGLLLHQRIHKRKNTLGRRRKKTLACSKCGKCFTQIRYLNRHEKIHTLKKTFLCSECGKSFTHKIYLTRHQLTHTAESPFSCSECGKGFNRRDTLVIHHRSHTGERPFKCTECEKSFKVKFTLKMHMRFHVGERPFHCSECGKSFDRKDSLLKHQRIHTGEKPFKCTECGKRFSRRYLLDLHVANHKETLKSKTGNQ, from the coding sequence CAGAAAAtgcagagaaacaggacaaagtgAAAGAGGAAAATAGGAAACAACATCCTTTAAAATGGAAGCTGCGCTCAAGACATGTCGGTGTTTCCCAACAAACAGGGACGAGAGAAACAAGGAGACCTGAAAGATCAAATAGGAAGCCAAGAGGCCCTGCAGGACACTCACTTGAAGAAGCCACTAAATGTGAGAGAAGTGATAAGGAACTGACAAATACCCCTGAGCACCCAAAAAATAACAAAGATCCTAGGCCTTGTGCCCTTCACCGAGGAAATGGGAGACGGAAGAAATCTCTTTTGTGTGATACCTGTGGAAAACGTTTTTGTAATAAACCCGGTTTACTACTGCACCAAAGAATCCACAAAAGAAAAAATACCTTGGGccgcagaagaaaaaaaaccttgGCATGCTCGAAATGTGGAaaatgtttcacacagatacgaTACCTAAATAGACATGAGAAAATTCACAcattaaagaaaacctttctgtgCTCAGAATGTGGAAAATCTTTCACACACAAAATTTACCTAACGAGACACCAGTTAACTCACACAGCAGAGAGTCCTTTTTCATGTAGTGAGTGTGGGAAAGGTTTCAATCGTAGGGATACCCTAGTTATACATCACAGGTCCCACACAGGGGAGAGACCATTTAAATGCACTGAATGTGAGAAAAGTTTCAAGGTTAAGTTTACCCTAAAAATGCACATGAGATTCCACGTTGGTGAGAGACCGTTTCATTGTTCTGAATGTGGAAAAAGCTTTGACCGCAAGGATTCTTTAttaaaacaccagagaattcacacggGTGAGAAACCTTTTAAATGTACAGAATGTGGTAAGAGGTTCAGTCGAAGATATCTCTTAGACTTGCATGTGGCAAACCACAAAGAAACACTAAAGTCAAAGACTGGAAATCAGTAA